The genomic window TCTGAATACGCAAAGGCGATGCAACGGAGAGATTTAGCTGCCATAGATTGAATAATCTTCTCAAACTGAatcttatcatcttctttcatctctctcacAACTCCAGAACCATCACAGAACGTTGAACACATAGCTAGAATCTTCTCAGCAGCTCCTTTCCAATGAACAACATTGTTCTCTGTGTTTAcgcctttcttcttcatcaacacaccacttctcttcttctctgaattGAAACCTTCCACATGAACAACATCATGTTCTTCAATCACTTTCTCCATACCCATCTCCAGTTCCTCAACCGCCCAGCTAAGAATCGCTTTCTCCGTTGGAGAACCAGAGAACTCATACTCTGTTCCTGCTTTAGCCTTAAACACACTCCCTGTAGTGTTCATTGCAACTCCTTGATGAAACAATTCAACAACTCTCTGAGACACAGAAGAAGCTTTTCCTGATTCGAGACCGAACCAGAAATCGGTTACCTTCATCTGGTTAAGCGTCAAAGTACCGGTTTTATCGGTACAAATAACCGTTGCAGAGCCCATTGTCTCACAAGCAGAGAGCTTTCTCACCATAGCATTATCTTTCATCATTCTCTTCATTGAATACGCCAATGTCAATGTCACAGCTAATGGCAATCCTTCAGGTATCGCAACTACGATGATTGTAACCGCAGCTGCAACCATCTTAACCACAGCGTTCACTATCTCATCGCTCTTCGTAGTCTTTCCGTTATACTCACGGTTTCCGCTCTCGTCTTTCGTGGTTCCCGTGAAGTAACGAATTAACAGAACCAAAAGAACCAAGAAAGCTACAAGTAAACCAACTTTACCTATGGAAGAAGTAAGCTTATCGAGACGAGACTGCAACGGAGTTTGCTCGTTAGTGTCACGCGAGATATGACTCATCATTTGTCCCCAAGCTGTGTTCATCCCAACGGAAGTAACCGCCATTTTACCGAACCCATCAGCTATTTTAGTCCCGGAGAACAAAAATGTGTTTCCGGTTAGGCTAACCTCGACATGATCGCTTTCTCCAGTCATGCTTGATTCATCAACGTGTAACAAATGTCCTTCAACGAACACTCCATCAGCTGGAACTTGATCTCCGATGTTCAAACAAACGATATCTCCAACGACAATATCAAAGATCGAAATCTCTTGACGACGTCCGTTTCTAACAACATCGATCTTAATGTTACTACTTACTTTAGAGAGTTTATCAAACTGTCTGTTCTGTCTGAAGTTGCTGACCGCAGAGACAGCTACCACCAAGAAAACCGCTACGAATATACTTCCTCCATCGTACCATCCTTCTTTTAATCCATGCTCTTTGATACCAAACCCGAGAGAGAGCGTTGCGCAACCGAGAAGGATAAGAATCGTTAAGTCCTTGAAAGCTTCCACCACAAAATGGAAAAGACCCTTCGATGGTTGTCTTGTGTAAGTGTTGGACCCGAACGTTGAACGTCTACGTTGAATCTCATCACCTTCTTCGTTGATCCCGAGACGTGTGTTACTCTTGAGAGCTGAGACTAAGCCATTAGGACCACCAAGAGACTCAAGTTTCTCttggttcttgttcttgacGAGATCGTTTAAGGTTTCAGTATCAATCTTGAAGTGATCATCTCCATGATGGTGATCAAGATCAATGGCGGTGTATGAAAGAGAACGAGGGAACAAACCGGGTTTTCGGATAGCGTGTTTGGCGCAATTGAGGAGAGTTCTTGAACAGTAGAGCTTGATCAATGCTAAttgccattttttgtttgatttgcttAGGGTTTTGGGAAGTTCCAGAAGAACCTCAACGCCCACCTTGTCCTTCTTCTCTGCATGATCAGATACGTTTCTCCGCATTGTTTCTGGTATTTGCTGAACCGGAATTGATAAACCGAAAATAGAACGAAAACCAAAAGttgtaaatttgttgttttgtgaaaGCGATGGGTAAGAATGCAAAACAAGAGTTGATGTTGTGATGTCAATACAATCTGCGTTGGTTTTTTATAGTTAGTTCATTAGTCGGTCATTTTTGTAGCATCCACGAAGTTTCCTAGCAATCACAACGAAAGCCacattcaccaaaaaaatctaacGCTTTTAAAGCTCaattaatattacaaaatgaatgaatcaacaaataaatttaacattataaATCGAGgagtattaaaaatattattcaattAAGCAAAAATAATCCAAATGAATGAATAAATGAATGAGTATCAAATATTAATCCACGAAAGAATAAgtcaaccaaaaataaattaagtagATATTTGCTTGATTTTCTCAATGATCCAAATCCCAATTGAACAGTGAAATTTCTGAGAAGCAACAGTTCGAAACAGTTTCGAGTTTTTTCAGGGAAACACGTGTCAGCTTGAGCTTTATAAgataaactcaaaactcaaaagtcttTTGACCTggataaatttttttttttttttaaacagagATGACCTGtatttttttactatagtATATAGGATATGTATGAAGTGTGTATAGACCGTGTTTTTATTAGGTGTAATATCTAACATTCGTTATTATCAATATGAAggaaataagagaaagttGGCCAAGTAGTGGTATATCGATCGACATGCCTACTTTTATACATGTAAGTATAGTATATTCTTTGATTAACGATTAAGttattgaatttgataattttaatttatttctattaaCTTCTTCAAAATActttattaaacatttaaagaGTTTGATACGTGTGAAATTCGAATTAATCTCAGACTGTAGTAATGGCTGATCCTAACATGAAATCTATTTAATAATAAGGTGACACGTTTACTATTAAAAACCTAATTAACTCCTACATCAAGTGGAAATATTGTGGCTTGTTCATGTGTTCTAGTTTGTGGTTTCGAATACACAAGTTATttgaaaaatctataaaacttGTCCTCGTAATACTAGATATCAATCATATTACCTAGACCCTACGTTATCAATCTTGTTTATCCAAACGTTACTTTTTGGCTATATATTATTACCTACTAACAAATTACTTGGAATTGTTGTAAAGttgttaccaaaaaaaaaaaaaagttgtaaaagTGGACAGTAACTTTTTGACGAAGTCAGGGCTTTCCACCTCGAATTATCCGAATCTGATCGTCAGGCGTAGAGAAATTTCATATGTTGTGGAAAGAATTTAAAGGTATTGCTTATTTTAGTTAATAAGCAATAATAACTTAGGAAAATGAGAACCAAAATTTCTATGGGGACTTAATGTAGCAAGTCTCAACCACTATTAATGGATTCCTCGTTGGAACCACTCATCACATTTTCGTCTACGTTATATATTTCCCgtcaagagaaacaaaaaaaatggctaGATATGACATAAGGAAGAAGACGTAAGCAACAAAGAGTCATAAGAAAGTGGAAAGATTTGGGAATAAATTGGTATATTATGGCGAAATAGGGTTATGGTTAGTTTACAATTGAGAATTGACCcaattttttaactaatttgTGGATTACTTATAGCTGAACACATGTATTTTGCTTTTGCACTTTGTagatgatattttttgttttgttttttaatcatctGGTTTTcgcttaacttttttttatcaaactatATTTGCTGCACTTTAAAACCTATAGGCCATAAGCCCAatacaaataaacatattatgaAGATTCAAGAATGATGGATAGTGAAATTTAACATGTAAAATCTACCATTCAGGTTTAGTTTTAGGCTGTTGGACATTTGTGAAATCGAAAACTTGTCTTGGACATTTGTGAAATCGAAATCGAAAACttcttgataaaaaagaagtcCCTAAAAATACATATCATAAACATTTTATGGGGCCCAAAAaattctgttctttttttttgtttataattgaGACTTCCGTCGTTCATATAACTTTTCTTCGATAGTACGCTACTgcaataacaattataaaaaagaagaagcatattACTATAACTTATCCAATGTGGAAGAATCTGTGGTCATTTGTTATTGactacaaattatatataagtcAATTCTTAATTCTTAACGTCCGTTGACCAAagtcattttatttgtattggGCTTATGTATAGTCGGTCCACTTTTGTTCTCTGAGTCTCTGACGCTGATGTTTTGTTCTTGCAATAGAAGCATGCTTTTCCATTCACACGGATAAAATTTAGCATCATAGAAAGTAAAAACTGTCAACAAGAATAGTGTTCTCTACATTACATTAGCAAAGCtaatttgatcatttcaaAGGTCCTTCTTCCCAGCTCATTAGCGTACACAGGTTTGCGTAAGTATCCTTAGATGTAAATCAATCCTTTGTAATTTGTATGATCTGcgatcaaaattttgttaagcTTATAAAAAAGGAACtacatcaaaattgaaaacactACTAACTAAAGGAACACCAACTgctaaaaaaatcaaactaaccaaagctattttatttatcaactCCATTAATCCACaacaaacaattaatataACCCTAAATCAAATCATTCCCCTTAACAGCTCTTCAATTCTCAAATATTCCGCTCAGATTTATACTATTCAGTcataaaaaagaacaaaagattgaTCCGAAACGATAACGGAATAATACCCATATATATGCTAACGAAGGAGCCTCCTATCCTAGCCTACcaaaagtagaagaaactgAATCAAATCTAATTCCATTTTCTTAGAAAACTAACTCCGAACAAAGTTGAGAAcacaatttattaaaaaaaaaatgaatatgttGTTTGGTCAACATTAGTCAATGCCAGATTTTGATGATCGAAACATCAAAGTATGATGATTATGGTGTTGGCAACATTACTTATGTTTGTTCGTGTATGTCTGTATGTGATGTCAATACTTCGTATAACTAACGagacatttttaaaatttgcatGTGTGACAATGTGTTCGGTTGTACTTCGTGTAGCTGATAAACATTTTTCCAATATTAAATGGTAGCCAATTTAAACGGGAACACCAAACTCGGAATGCAcgaaacacaccaaaacaccCAAATATTAAGCAACACATGCTATGGCAAATATCTTCTATGAGCTTACAACAGATTTTCTTAGTAGCAAATAATAGCTAAAATTTATGCTTATCATTCATTGATAGGCTAGCTATCTTAAACTCCAAAagttaaaactaaattaaacgAACCAAGAccaaaaacacatcaaaacCATGCAAGCAACAACTATATTTATAAGATAATATCTTTCAGATCTATCATCTGAAAGCCCACCGCAGTCCGCAATCACCACGGGCTTGTTATCCTTTGCTGTTTTAATTATGACCTCCTTCTCAATGTTCTTCATAAGATAACATCTTTCTGACCTATAATCTGAAAGCTCACCGCAGTCCGCGATCACCACAGGCTTTGAAGGCGTCCTTGTTGTCGTAGTTATGACCTCCTTCTCAATGTTCCTCATAAGATCCAATCCTTCAACAACTTTGCCGATCACAACGTGATCACCGTCCACTTGCAAGCCATAGTCCTTCATGTGGATTTGGAACTGAGATCCGTTGGAGTCGGCCATGGAGATGATACCTGGACCGTCTTCGTGGTTCAAGATAAAGTACTCGTCGTCTAATTCTTCGCTGTGGATGGGTTCGTTTTCGAAGATGATATCTCCTCCACACCACATGAGATCGGGAACAATATGGTCGAAGGTTGATCCTTTGTAGTGGATTGGTTTACCACACTTTCCGATGCCTCTCTCGCCGGTACACAGACCCCTGAAGTTCTCCGCCGTCCGTGGAGTCAAGTCAGCGAAGAGCTCTATCACGATCCGACCAGCGGGTTTGCCATCCACggtcaaatcaaagaaaacttTAGGGTTAGCCATTGTCGGAGAGAAATCtagtattagggtttctatGGTTTAGCACAATTTTTATAACGTAAATACCATAATGGAGCAAATAGTTcttatatatcaataatataGATTTTCCTTGTACAATTGCTATTTAGTTTAGGAAAACTAAATCCAACAGTTGAAGGGCTTTATAAGcccaataaagaaaaaaaatctttaagtaatgttaaaaacttaaaattcaGAGAAACTTGCTAGTCAATAATAACAATTTCATATTGGATAATTAAAGCCCAAGTATTTGTGAATCCATCTCTTTTTATACAGTACTTTCgatcaccaaaaaaaaagaagtgatgaAGAATATATTCATCCAAATCATATCTCTAgttcttattattttagtatGGTTGAACTCAATGATatgatagtatatatatttagatcACATgtaaatctaaaacaaattaGTGGGGAAAGAACtagtaaaatttattttacatcAATTTTGTAGTTGTAACTGAAATTGTATAAATAGCGGTTGTATAATGCTAAACCTGGTTGGGCTTGGTATATTTCAGCCCATTGGTCCATACTGGTTGgttataatttgtaaatgGCTTATTCGTTGATTATATTCGGCTATTCGTCTCATAGAAGCATATATATCTCTTGGTCAAAGTCACGCACTAAAATTTGGACAAACTTCACATCGACTGAAAGAAACACACTATACATCAGATACATAGTAAGAATCCACACgcctaaaagaaaaatctactTGTTCAATTGAATATAAAAGCTTAAGATTAATTTATAATGCGATATTccgaaaaaagaagaaggattaaacaaatttataaaagataATACAATGAAGAGTAAAAATGATTAGGATTTTTTAACcattgatcatcatcatcctgaCAAATTCATCATAATTGACTTGGCCATCACCATCCAAATCTGCCTCTTTTATCATTTGATCAACCTCTTCATCTGTTAGCTTCTCCCCAAGATTAATCATCACATGCCTCAACtgtaattatatatcaaaattacaAAGATTATAGAATTACTATCTACTAATGATGTTTATTGTTAAGCATGGATCATGGCCAATGCATAAGATATCGTCCGTCGAATAGTTTTTGTAGATAAATAAATCTATGaaattcagaaacaaaaagataggGAAAAAAGAGCAACTCTAACtaaattgtaaaaataaatgtaataGATGAATACTAGTCTTTGTTGAGTTCTTATATTCCAAGAGCAAAAATGTTGAACTATATATTCGAACGAAAATGCatgattaagaagaagaaactgggTGTGAAAGtataaacatattatttaCGCTTAAGTGAGACATATGCTCTGCCCAATAAACCAATAGAATCATAAACACATTTTACTAAAtgttatcaatatttttaaatatttcttttgacCTCGTTATCTCCAAAAAGTCATAATGCCAGCTAGCTCGAAGCCTCAAACAATTTAGCTTTTTACGACACAAGACacttttcaattaattaagaaaaacataattagcCATATCTTGTTGTCATTTTCTGCTCCAAGTTATGAATAAGACACATAAAGGATCTCTTGTAAAACTCGAAATATCGTCTAGACTTGTGATCTGATGTTTTCATTAATTCAAAAGATTCTAACCTTGATTTAGCTATCAATTTGTTGTCATTTTCTAACTAAATGCACAattgttgataaaaataagaaaatacataaatctAAATTCCGAGCTTGTGTTCTACTCAACtcaagtaaaataaaaaattaatactatttgttttttgaaaaattggtTCATGTAACGAAACTAGACAAAATAATACTACAATCAGTTAACACATAAGTAACATACTCCTTTTTATGCTTCCAATCATTAATTAAAGGAGTATTAGTATGAATTAGAattaagagaagaaagagtaaaTTATTTGCTTACCTCACTGGCAGAGATGTAACCATTTTGGTCTTTGTCAAACACTTTGAATGCTTCTTTCAGCTCTTCATCTGCATCAGTTTCCTATaaccacaaaaaaacaaaaaaaaaacaatcaatatatgttaaaaacaaatatgctTCATTGATGTAACATTTTAGAATTGAACCTGGAGTTGGTTAGCCATGAGGTTGAGAAACTCCGAAAATTCGATGGTGCCGTTGCCATCGGAGTCGATCTCAGTGATCATATCTTGAAGTTCTTGCTCGGTAGGGTTCTGATCCAATGAGCGGATCACAGTGGCAAGTTCATCAGCAGTGATGCATCCATCACCATCTTTGTCGAATAGACAAAAAGCCTCTTTGAACTCCATTATCTGTTCTTGCGTcagttcttgttgttgttgttgttgttgttgttgttgttgttgttgttgttgttgttgttgttgttgttgttgaatttCTTCCATCCAATTAAAACTTGCTTAGTAGTCTTCttcagagagaaaagagaagagaagagaagagaagagaagagaagagagagagctgAAAAGCTTTGAAGTGCTTCAACTCTcattctgttttcttatttgtagAAGTCTTTGCGACTTTCTTGCTTTGGACTCATTCACCTTTTTCCACTTCTTTTCATTAAAAGTTATATTGCACAAATTATTGGAAATAAAATACTGGAGTGGCATTTTcgtaaataaaattattctTTTTGCCATGctgaaattaaataataatggCATTCctgtaatattatttttcctaaCAAAGCAAATAAAGGATATTTTAGACCAAAATATTACTCATATAACTCAcatttttgatatatcattCTAGTAATTAAACCTAAAATATGGGTCTCCCTAGTAAATTTCccaattatttatttggaaTTTTAATTCCAGTCACAtgattcaaaatattatttcctTTAACAAAGTTTTATACGAACttagagctttttttttttttgaaagggATATTTTTAGGCTAACTAGTAATTTGATTgaaactctttaaaaattctttttgtactcgtaatattatatatttgttttcttattatacACGGCTAACTTGAAAGCCTTGAAGATCAGAATCACGTCAATATTCTTGAAAGTTACTATAGtgtggtaaaaaaaaaaaaaaaacaatttttgtcgcacaaaatacatataataCCAAGCAAAGACATTATGCAGATGGGTTGTGAATTGTCTTCTCTGTTTAAATAGtgttattttactatttttacgtaaatttttaaaataagaaaaaaacttacaattttctttgttacaatattcaaactaatttttcttctctaaataaattaaaaatagagaaaaaatttgaaatttgatttaaaaatacaaaattactttttgtGAAATGAAAGTAGAGTTTCAAAAACGATactatttgttttgtgaaacCCAAGGAATAGACGAAGAGTATGTAGTAATTTgttatagtaaaaaaaaaaaaaaaaaattataaaaacatgaagtatgtgtatatgtaaaataaatggGTGTGGGTTTCAACAGCTGTAAGATAGATGACGAGGAGACAAAGAGCATTGAAATAGGTAGACCGAGCACTTGCGTTACGGGAAAACGTGTCGATCTCTTTTATTCCTCAATTTAgtcattttcttgatttattttgaataaatgtgtaatttgataaaacaacCATCATTTATTTAGAAGCAAATCGTACTTTTTGAATCTtctacacatatatatatatgttgccAAGAAAAATGTACATCTTGTGGTTAATCTGTTTCTTGTAATCTTATTTTCAGTTATTGCATTATAATCTATAAATATAGTTcgacagaaagaaaaaaaatcctaagtttcacaattataatttttacaaaatatttttttttaaaatgtacttgATTAATTGATTATGTAAGTTACATTTGAAATTGTATGAAGGTGTTGCAATTTGCAAAGTTCATCTaagaatattttcatattactATTAATAGTTTGCGACTTTGTGTAGATAAAGacttttctaattaaattaaaagctGACTCAGCTTCAACGAATCACACACCATTTTGTGTAGACTTTGCATAATGATACCGACATCTAAATGCATGCTTAAACTTGTTGACTAAGCTGAATTGGCCGTGTCGCAAACAATCATTTAGGTTCTTAATCAAATTAGCCATTGTGGAAAAAAGACAGAATCTAATGCGTAAGAGTGATTAAAACAATTCAGAATCTATCTGGACCAAAATcagacacacaaaaaaaaaaagacattttgatatgattcAGTAATATTTCTACATATGAAATACGTAAACCTGAAACAATTTCTTAACCCCTTTAACCTATTACCTATACAAAAGAGGAAATTAagtttatctttaaatttgtccaaaaaaagaagaagttaactTCAACTCGGATAGGATTTCGAAGTGTTAAATGATCGCATTGAATCCTAAACTATTAGAATTTGAACCTCATATATTATGGTTTTATTTctatacaaaatttatgaCTAAAATTCCAACTGTACAGGGATCTGGTGATTCCCAAGACCTAAATTCAATACTATTGAACTTTTCCTCCATCGCAACATGTTGACTTGACTAGAATGTAGATATTCGAAAATATTAAAGGGAGGAAATGATGCATACGATAACGATACGAATATACAATCATTTAAATGAGcaagttctttttttgattGATATGGTCTTGATAGAACTTAGTGATTTAATAACTTTTGTACACAACAATTTAAATAATCAACCGTATTCTTGTTTACATGGTCTTGATATAATTTAGTAATGCTAGCTTTATGGTACCATTATCATTACACTAACTATTACACAAGCTTACGTATAGTGTTTGGATgcgttttgattttgtaaagtCAAAAGTGCTAAATGTAAAGTTGTATATGACCCAATTAATGTTATTGcttttagttttgtcttttgtatTTGACCTTTTTTGTCC from Arabidopsis thaliana chromosome 3, partial sequence includes these protein-coding regions:
- a CDS encoding ATPase E1-E2 type family protein / haloacid dehalogenase-like hydrolase family protein (ATPase E1-E2 type family protein / haloacid dehalogenase-like hydrolase family protein; FUNCTIONS IN: calcium-transporting ATPase activity, calmodulin binding; INVOLVED IN: cation transport, calcium ion transport, metabolic process, ATP biosynthetic process; LOCATED IN: membrane; EXPRESSED IN: 12 plant structures; EXPRESSED DURING: LP.04 four leaves visible, 4 anthesis, C globular stage, petal differentiation and expansion stage; CONTAINS InterPro DOMAIN/s: ATPase, P-type, ATPase-associated domain (InterPro:IPR008250), ATPase, P-type, calcium-transporting, PMCA-type (InterPro:IPR006408), ATPase, P-type, H+ transporting proton pump (InterPro:IPR000695), ATPase, P-type cation-transporter, N-terminal (InterPro:IPR004014), Haloacid dehalogenase-like hydrolase (InterPro:IPR005834), ATPase, P-type, K/Mg/Cd/Cu/Zn/Na/Ca/Na/H-transporter (InterPro:IPR001757), ATPase, P-type cation-transporter, C-terminal (InterPro:IPR006068), ATPase, P-type phosphorylation site (InterPro:IPR018303); BEST Arabidopsis thaliana protein match is: ATPase E1-E2 type family protein / haloacid dehalogenase-like hydrolase family protein (TAIR:AT3G63380.1); Has 44077 Blast hits to 34142 proteins in 3178 species: Archae - 842; Bacteria - 29879; Metazoa - 3977; Fungi - 2621; Plants - 2012; Viruses - 3; Other Eukaryotes - 4743 (source: NCBI BLink).), whose product is MRRNVSDHAEKKDKVGVEVLLELPKTLSKSNKKWQLALIKLYCSRTLLNCAKHAIRKPGLFPRSLSYTAIDLDHHHGDDHFKIDTETLNDLVKNKNQEKLESLGGPNGLVSALKSNTRLGINEEGDEIQRRRSTFGSNTYTRQPSKGLFHFVVEAFKDLTILILLGCATLSLGFGIKEHGLKEGWYDGGSIFVAVFLVVAVSAVSNFRQNRQFDKLSKVSSNIKIDVVRNGRRQEISIFDIVVGDIVCLNIGDQVPADGVFVEGHLLHVDESSMTGESDHVEVSLTGNTFLFSGTKIADGFGKMAVTSVGMNTAWGQMMSHISRDTNEQTPLQSRLDKLTSSIGKVGLLVAFLVLLVLLIRYFTGTTKDESGNREYNGKTTKSDEIVNAVVKMVAAAVTIIVVAIPEGLPLAVTLTLAYSMKRMMKDNAMVRKLSACETMGSATVICTDKTGTLTLNQMKVTDFWFGLESGKASSVSQRVVELFHQGVAMNTTGSVFKAKAGTEYEFSGSPTEKAILSWAVEELEMGMEKVIEEHDVVHVEGFNSEKKRSGVLMKKKGVNTENNVVHWKGAAEKILAMCSTFCDGSGVVREMKEDDKIQFEKIIQSMAAKSLRCIAFAYSEDNEDNKKLKEEKLSLLGIIGIKDPCRPGVKKAVEDCQFAGVNIKMITGDNIFTARAIAVECGILTPEDEMNSEAVLEGEKFRNYTQEERLEKVERIKVMARSSPFDKLLMVKCLKELGHVVAVTGDGTNDAPALKEADIGLSMGIQGTEVAKESSDIVILDDNFASVATVLKWGRCVYNNIQKFIQFQLTVNVAALVINFVAAVSAGDVPLTAVQLLWVNLIMDTLGALALATEKPTNDLMKKKPIGRVAPLITNIMWRNLLAQAFYQISVLLVLQFRGRSIFNVTEKVKNTLIFNTFVLCQVFNEFNARSLEKKNVFKGLHKNRLFIGIIVVTVVLQVVMVEFLKRFADTERLNLGQWGVCIAIAAASWPIGWLVKSVPVPERHFFSYLKWKKRS
- a CDS encoding Cyclophilin-like peptidyl-prolyl cis-trans isomerase family protein (Cyclophilin-like peptidyl-prolyl cis-trans isomerase family protein; FUNCTIONS IN: peptidyl-prolyl cis-trans isomerase activity; INVOLVED IN: protein folding; LOCATED IN: cellular_component unknown; EXPRESSED IN: central cell, male gametophyte; CONTAINS InterPro DOMAIN/s: Cyclophilin-like (InterPro:IPR015891), Peptidyl-prolyl cis-trans isomerase, cyclophilin-type (InterPro:IPR002130); BEST Arabidopsis thaliana protein match is: rotamase CYP 3 (TAIR:AT2G16600.1); Has 8486 Blast hits to 8480 proteins in 1473 species: Archae - 70; Bacteria - 2102; Metazoa - 2660; Fungi - 1083; Plants - 1079; Viruses - 4; Other Eukaryotes - 1488 (source: NCBI BLink).), whose amino-acid sequence is MANPKVFFDLTVDGKPAGRIVIELFADLTPRTAENFRGLCTGERGIGKCGKPIHYKGSTFDHIVPDLMWCGGDIIFENEPIHSEELDDEYFILNHEDGPGIISMADSNGSQFQIHMKDYGLQVDGDHVVIGKVVEGLDLMRNIEKEVITTTTRTPSKPVVIADCGELSDYRSERCYLMKNIEKEVIIKTAKDNKPVVIADCGGLSDDRSERYYLINIVVACMVLMCFWSWFV
- the CML11 gene encoding calmodulin-like 11 (calmodulin-like 11 (CML11); FUNCTIONS IN: calcium ion binding; INVOLVED IN: biological_process unknown; EXPRESSED IN: 7 plant structures; EXPRESSED DURING: LP.06 six leaves visible, LP.04 four leaves visible, LP.10 ten leaves visible, LP.08 eight leaves visible, LP.12 twelve leaves visible; CONTAINS InterPro DOMAIN/s: EF-Hand 1, calcium-binding site (InterPro:IPR018247), EF-HAND 2 (InterPro:IPR018249), EF-hand-like domain (InterPro:IPR011992), Calcium-binding EF-hand (InterPro:IPR002048), EF-hand (InterPro:IPR018248); BEST Arabidopsis thaliana protein match is: calmodulin 8 (TAIR:AT4G14640.1); Has 78552 Blast hits to 30137 proteins in 1944 species: Archae - 3; Bacteria - 1828; Metazoa - 29480; Fungi - 11871; Plants - 7631; Viruses - 160; Other Eukaryotes - 27579 (source: NCBI BLink).), coding for MEEIQQQQQQQQQQQQQQQQQQQQQQELTQEQIMEFKEAFCLFDKDGDGCITADELATVIRSLDQNPTEQELQDMITEIDSDGNGTIEFSEFLNLMANQLQETDADEELKEAFKVFDKDQNGYISASELRHVMINLGEKLTDEEVDQMIKEADLDGDGQVNYDEFVRMMMING
- the CML11 gene encoding calmodulin-like 11; its protein translation is MEEIQQQQQQQQQQQQQQQQQQQQQQELTQEQIMEFKEAFCLFDKDGDGCITADELATVIRSLDQNPTEQELQDMITEIDSDGNGTIEFSEFLNLMANQLQETDADEELKEAFKVFDKDQNGYISASEVSK